DNA sequence from the Candidatus Poribacteria bacterium genome:
TTCGGACGCTTTCGCTGGGTTTCCAGTCGGCAGGCTTCTATAACAGTCGGGCGCGTGCGGCGTATTGGGATGGGCGCAATGCCTTGGGCGAACGCGTTGCGAGTGGTATCTATTTTTACCAGTTGACGACACCTTCTTTCCAGCAAACACGGCGACTCGTCATTCTGAAGTAGGGTCCATCCGTAGAGAGCTGACAAGTATCATAGTAAGTCCTGTCCATTAGCAGGGGTGGATCATGAAAAATCAGAAGATTCTCATTATTGGTGGGGGTGTGATTGGACTTGGTATCGGGTGGCAGCTGGCAAAAGCGGGGGTTTCCGCTGTCACCATTTATGAGCGCGGACAAACTGGACGCGGTGCCTCTTGGGCAGCCGCCGGTATGCTCGGTCCAATTGCTGAAGCACATATCGACGAACTCGACCTCCTCAAACTCAGCAATCAAAGTTTAGCACGCTACCCAGAATGGGTCGATGAGTTAGAGACAGAAACAGAGATGTCAATCGGTTACCGAGCAGAAGGCACGCTCATTATAGGCATTGAACCTGATGATGCAATTCAACTCCGGCATGCTTATACCTTACAACAAGATTTAGGGTTGAATGTCGAGTGGTTGAGCGGACAAGAAGCACGTGAAATTGAAAGTGCCCTTTCACCTTATGTGACGGCAGCTGTTCGTTGTGAAACTGACCATCAAGTTGATAACCGACTGATGGCTCAGGCACTCCAGCGTGCCTATCAGGGGCGCGGCGGCGTGTTGCATGAAAATAGCACTGTTGAAAGAATCGTCATAGAAAACGGAACCGCAACGGGTGTTCAAACACAAGACGGTTTTCAGAGCGCAGATGTGTGTATTCTCGCCGCAGGGTGTTGGTCTGGGCAGATCGGTGGGTTACCGGATACGATTATCCCGCCCGTGCGTCCCGTGAAGGGACAGATGTTGGCGTTGCAAATGCGGGAGGGCATTACGATCAAAAACGTCATCCGTACCGTCAAGGCGAGGTATCCGATGCCGGTATATTTAGTTCCCAGAACTGATGGTAGACTTATCGTTGGTGCCACGACCGAGGAGCTCGGGTTTGACACGGATCTGACGGTTGGGGGGATATATGAACTCCTCCACGGGGCGTGTGAAGCTGTGCCCGGTGTTTACGAACTGCCAGTTATCGAAACGTGGACAGGTTTACGTCCTGGTAGCGGAGACAATGCTCCCATACTTGGTAAAACACCTGTTGAGAATCTGATATACGCAACAGGGCACTATCGCAATGGCATTTTACTTACACCCATCACAGCTTACGAGATCTCCAAACTAATTCTGACGGGTGAGACTTCAGAGACAATCGCCCCGTTTCAATTGGACAGGTTTTCAAAGTAACTGATTACGGACTTCTCCGGTAAGTGCGGAATGTAATACAAGGACTGGATTTAGTCTCTCCCCAGACTAAATCCCCCAACCACACCGATTTACGGAATGCCCTCGGCGAACGCGTTGCGAGTGGTATCTATTTTTACCAGTTGACGACACCTTCCTTCCAGCAAACACGGCGACTCGTCATTGTAAAGTAGCGTCAATCAATAACTTACAGGTGTCATAGTTATGCTCTCGGTGTAACTGTGACACCCCTTGAACCTACAAAAAAGTTTTTTTATATACGGCGCGGTTTCAAACCGCGCCTACTTTTTTGTGGCTTGCGGACGTATAAATTCCAATCTGCCGAATCCCCTTCCTTCCTGTAAGCCACAACCCGCGAATCCTTAAAAATTCAGATATTCAAGGAAATCAAGAAAGTAGATCAAAAGAAAAAACCATCTTTGAATCTATTTTGGTCTGATGAAGTAGACGGTTTGCCTCTCGTCTGTTTTTCAATTTAATTTGACTTATGGGTCTATAATTTATACAATTATTAATCGTATTGACGCATTGTTTAATATATGATTTATATCATATATTTATATTTTATTATGATTTATAGTGATTTCACCTATTTTTACTGCTTAACCCAATCTACATTTGGGTTTTTAGGTTGAACTCACGTAAATGTACCAGGATACCCGGTCCGCGCTTTTACTGTATTGTTGAACGCAAACTTGCGAAATTTTAACGACAAACATCATCCGTTAGGGCGGGGTATCTGACACACTATTTTCATTTTTGAATAACATAACTTTAAGTGAGGTTTGATTTTGTATACTCAGATTAAAACCAGTTTTTTGTTTTACATGTTTACGTTGTTGATATGCCTCAGTTCCTTTTTCGTAGGGGAGACTGCTGCACAAATGCTGAATGGACCCGGTATCGGATCCGCCAGTGAAAATTATACATTTGAGACGATTGACGTTCCGGGAGTAGATTTTTTAGCGTTGACGGCGAGTAGCGACTTTGAAGATTACGCCGGATACACGAAAGGTGCTGATGGCGAAAAAGAGGTCGCCTTTACGCTCATAGATGGCGTTTTTACGACCTACGATTTCCCGGGCTCACAGAACACGCATTTCTATGCGCTCAATAATAATGGAATAGCTGCAGGGCACTACGAGGATAGCGACGGTCTGCACCATGGTGTCGTCTTGGAAAATCGCGAACTGCGTCAATACGATTTCCCGGGTGCCGTTGAAACGCAGATATACGGTATTAGCGATGCGACGGGGGCACTGACGGGTAATTTTATAGACGCTGAGGGCGTGCGTCGCGGGTTCTCAGGAGACAAAATCGTTGAGTTCCCCGGGGCAACGGCAACTTATGCCGATTTTGTGAACGCTGGTGGTGTTATCGTAGGCAGCTACATAGATGCTGATGGTCTATATCATGTATACATGCGTACCCCAGATGGCAGGTTTGTCTCTCTCGACCGTCCGTCTCCACAAGCCGCAAAGATTGAATACGTTTTTCTGCCCGGTATCAGCGATGCAGGGGTTATAGTCTCGCGAGCTAAACTGGAGGGTAGTGTTCCACGCACCTCTGTCGGCACATTCCAGCACGGGCTACAGAGATTTAAGGTTCCGGGCAGCGTGAGCACGGAAGGTTGGAATATTAATCAGGACGGTTCTATCGTCGGGTACTATGACTCAGCAGATGGGCGAAGACACGGGTTTGTCGCAAGACCCGTAGGAGACCCCACTGCACAAGTAGACGATCAACCCGTTGTCTCCCTCGCCGACCTCAACTATACCTTTGAGAGTATTGATATTCCGGGTGTAGATTTCTTAGCGTTGACGGCGAGTAGCGACTTTGAAGATTACGCCGGATACACGAAAAGTGCCGATGGTCAAAAGATGGTCGGCTTTACGCTGATTGATGGCGTTTTCACGACATACGATTTCCCGGGTTCTCAGAACACTTATTTCTATGCGCTCGGTAACAATGGGCAAGCTGCGGGACACTACCAGGATAGTGATGGTCTGTACCATGGGATCATCTTGGAAAATGATGAGTTGCGCCAATACGATTTCCCGGGTGCTGTCGAGACTGAAGTATACGGGTATAGTGATGCGACGGGGGCACTGACAGGTAATTTTACCGATGCTTCTGGTGTTCGTCGTGGATTCTCAGGGGACGTAATAGTTGAGTTCCCCGGGGCACCGGAAACTTACGCCGATTTTGTGAACGCAAGCGGTCGTATGGTGGGCAGCTATGTAGATGCTGAAGGCACATATCATTCATATCTGCGTGCCCCAGATGGCAGTTTTATTTCTCTCGATCTTCCCCTTCCACAAGTCGCAAAGATTGAATACCTTTTTGTGCACGGTATTAGCGATGTAGGGGTTATCGTTGCACAAGGCAGACTGGTGGGTGATGTCCCGCGCACCTATGTCGGTTCATTCCAGCATGGACTAAAGGAAGTGCAGGTTCCGGGCAGTGTGAGCACGGAGGGTTGGAATATCAATCAGGACGGTTCTATCGTCGGACACTACGACTCAGCGGACGGACGCAGACACGGGTTCATTGCTCGACCTGTTGATGAGACGGAGAGCACTCATTTTGGCAATTTCTACACCGTCAAGCTGTCGAAAGGGTTGAACATGCTTTCTGTGCCATTGGCACCGCCAACACCGATGAACGCCAAGTCCCTCGTTGCAATGACAGGTGCGACAACCATCATCATGCTTGACGCACCAAGCCAACGTTTCATCGCGTGGATGCCAAGTGCACCCAATGACGGTTTCCCGATTGAGGGTGGAAAAGGCTATATCGTTAACGTCCCACAAACTCGCAACTTTGCGTTCGTGGGGGCACCTTGGACAGATCCAACCGAAGCAGCAGCGGCACCATCTGCCATATCCACGGAAGCGTGGGCGTTCGTTGTCAGCGGACATTTGAAAGGTAAATCCACGTTTGACGGTTATCAAGTCATCGTGCGTAACCTCAGAACAAATAGTGTGATTACCACCTCGGTGGAAGGAGGTTATTTTGCCGCTGCAAATGCTGATTTGACGCGGCGGAGTGTTGTCCGAGTTGGAGATGTCGTTGAATTACGCGTCATCGGTCCCGGTGGAAACGCTGAATCACAGATCCTCAGCTTCAAAGTAACTCCTGAAGACTTGGCAAATGCAGTGTTGTCCGTCAGTCTTGATGGCATCGGTCAACCGACGCAGAATCAGTTGTTGCAGAACTATCCGAATCCGTTTAACCCAGAGACATGGATACCGTATCAACTTTCCGAAGACAATCTTGTGTCAATATCTATTTACGATACAACCGGTCAGTTGGTTCGCAATCTTTCGCTGGGTTTCCAGTCGGCAGGCTTCTACAATAGTCGATCGCGTGCGGCGTATTGGGATGGACGCAATACGCTTGGGGAACGCGTTGCGAGTGGTATCTATTTTTACCAGTTGACAACACCTTCCTTCCAGCAAACACGGCGACTCGTCATTGTAAAATAGGATCCACAAGTGTCACAGTTGTGCTATCGGTGCAGCTGTGACACTCCTTGAGCGAAAAAAGGTTTTGTTTAATATCTGGCGCGGTTTGAAACCGCGCCTACCTTTTTGGAGCTGCGGACGTATCAATTTCAACCTGCCGAATTCCCTCCGTTGCTGTAAGCGACAATCTGCTTATCCTTTAAATAAAAAGTAGTCAATATCACAGAAAAGTGCTATAATATCCATAGAGAATCCCGTTTGGTATCGGTTTGGATAGCTCATTTAAACAAAGACCGTCTACTGACGGTTTTTGAACGCACGTTTAAAAAGGATAATTATGAATCACCACACAAAAATAGCATTTATTCTGTCTATATGTCTAACCATCTGCTTCATAGCGGATGCCGTTGCACAAGTTAGTACCGATACACCGATTGCAGATTATATCTTTGAGACCATCGAAGTTCCCGGTGTTGATTTTCTGGAGGTGGCTGCAAGCAACGACTTCGGAGACTACGCAGGGAACACCCGGAACCCTGATGGCGAAAAAACCATCGGCTTCACGTTGATAGACGGTGTTTTTACAACCTATGACTTTCCAGGATCCCTGAATACCTATTTCTATGCACTCGACAACGCTGGAAAAGCAGCCGGACACTATAAAGGTCCCGATGACCTTTACCACGGCGTTATCTTAGAAGGTGGCGAACTGCAGCAATACGATTTTCCCGGTGCAGCCGAAACCAACATCTATGGTCTTAGTGACGAAACGGGGGCACTGAGTGGTAATATCGTCGATGAAACCGGAGTCAGCCACGCCTTCTCAGGTGATCTGATAATTACGTTCCCTGGCGCAGTCAACACTTATGGGGACTTCGTCAATGCCGCAGGTGCTGTCGTCGGCAGCTACGTGGATGCCGATGGAATGTTTCATGGGTTCATACGTCACCCCAATGGCAGTTTTACCACTATTGACCTTCCAGAGATGCCGAATCTTGAATTCCTATTTGTGAACACCATCACCGATCACGGTCTTATCGGCTTCAGAGCCAAAGCTGCAAATGATATTCTGCGGTCCTATATCCTCCTGCCAGATGGTACCCTCTATGAAGTGCGGTTCCCAGGGAGTATTAGTACTGTCGTCCGAAATGTTAATCAGGATGGAAGTATTATCGGTTATTATGATCTACCAGATGGACG
Encoded proteins:
- the thiO gene encoding glycine oxidase ThiO, which encodes MKNQKILIIGGGVIGLGIGWQLAKAGVSAVTIYERGQTGRGASWAAAGMLGPIAEAHIDELDLLKLSNQSLARYPEWVDELETETEMSIGYRAEGTLIIGIEPDDAIQLRHAYTLQQDLGLNVEWLSGQEAREIESALSPYVTAAVRCETDHQVDNRLMAQALQRAYQGRGGVLHENSTVERIVIENGTATGVQTQDGFQSADVCILAAGCWSGQIGGLPDTIIPPVRPVKGQMLALQMREGITIKNVIRTVKARYPMPVYLVPRTDGRLIVGATTEELGFDTDLTVGGIYELLHGACEAVPGVYELPVIETWTGLRPGSGDNAPILGKTPVENLIYATGHYRNGILLTPITAYEISKLILTGETSETIAPFQLDRFSK
- a CDS encoding T9SS type A sorting domain-containing protein is translated as MRNVIQGLDLVSPQTKSPNHTDLRNALGERVASGIYFYQLTTPSFQQTRRLVIVK
- a CDS encoding T9SS type A sorting domain-containing protein produces the protein MLNGPGIGSASENYTFETIDVPGVDFLALTASSDFEDYAGYTKGADGEKEVAFTLIDGVFTTYDFPGSQNTHFYALNNNGIAAGHYEDSDGLHHGVVLENRELRQYDFPGAVETQIYGISDATGALTGNFIDAEGVRRGFSGDKIVEFPGATATYADFVNAGGVIVGSYIDADGLYHVYMRTPDGRFVSLDRPSPQAAKIEYVFLPGISDAGVIVSRAKLEGSVPRTSVGTFQHGLQRFKVPGSVSTEGWNINQDGSIVGYYDSADGRRHGFVARPVGDPTAQVDDQPVVSLADLNYTFESIDIPGVDFLALTASSDFEDYAGYTKSADGQKMVGFTLIDGVFTTYDFPGSQNTYFYALGNNGQAAGHYQDSDGLYHGIILENDELRQYDFPGAVETEVYGYSDATGALTGNFTDASGVRRGFSGDVIVEFPGAPETYADFVNASGRMVGSYVDAEGTYHSYLRAPDGSFISLDLPLPQVAKIEYLFVHGISDVGVIVAQGRLVGDVPRTYVGSFQHGLKEVQVPGSVSTEGWNINQDGSIVGHYDSADGRRHGFIARPVDETESTHFGNFYTVKLSKGLNMLSVPLAPPTPMNAKSLVAMTGATTIIMLDAPSQRFIAWMPSAPNDGFPIEGGKGYIVNVPQTRNFAFVGAPWTDPTEAAAAPSAISTEAWAFVVSGHLKGKSTFDGYQVIVRNLRTNSVITTSVEGGYFAAANADLTRRSVVRVGDVVELRVIGPGGNAESQILSFKVTPEDLANAVLSVSLDGIGQPTQNQLLQNYPNPFNPETWIPYQLSEDNLVSISIYDTTGQLVRNLSLGFQSAGFYNSRSRAAYWDGRNTLGERVASGIYFYQLTTPSFQQTRRLVIVK